From the genome of Phlebotomus papatasi isolate M1 chromosome 2, Ppap_2.1, whole genome shotgun sequence:
aataaaatttcaaagcaaCCACAACAAATgtgttttaattatttcaatttatttagagcTTACAAAAAGTAGGGTGTTCCGGCTGTTCCCCTATTACAGTAAGCTCTCAAATTCTGGCTTTTGGGgacaaaatgtcacccgaatttgagagaaattcaggcgacaaattttttgaaatgcaacgattttttattcatttgcatATGCATATTGAGTACGTACTTAAATATATGATAAATATCATGAAAGTTCCttaatattgtaaaatttcatcATGACTgaaacaaaccatggcaaatttgatcATATTTGCTTAATTTGATTATTTGATGATCAAACTTGAGAaaagacaacaaacttttttcaaatgaaaataaagagCCGAATAACCGCGAGTCTACTGCAGTGCCGGATTTAGGTGGGTTTCCTGAGGCCACGGCACCGGGCCTCCACATCTTAGAGGCCTCCACATTTAAAAAGCCTACCATGGTTACAATTGtcaggaaataaaaattattaacaaaaaaaaaacttcaaattaaattacTATTAGCGATTAGAGCACTTAATGTCAAGACTCCCTATcttgcgattttttcaattttttaaaaaatctaaaattgctCTAATAGCCATAGGGCAAGGGCcggacagctaattcgcctcaataggatgtgCGTTGCTcttcatttcaagaacctatcttaccaagtcctattcctgtttatgtaaggaaATCGTAGAATACACAAAAAGTCAGAAAACtttctatatcattcattaaagtttGTTGCGTGTGCAACATTTTCTCGGAGTGTTTTGGAGGTGATTTTGTGACGAGGCGACGGGGTCGCCTAAAGCGTGGAGAGATGGAGGGAATTGGAGAGTTGGGAAGAAAACTCGCTCAGCTCGCTCTCTTCCACCACGGACCTTCGAGGAGAAAACATCTCCGTCTGTGGACTCCTCCACCATCAGCACCAGCCACCATGTGAGCCACCCAAACTCCAGCCGATACTCCAGAGCCGCCTGGACATCCTCCGGACCTTAGAAGCCTCCCCGAATCCCATGCACCCAACCACCGATGGAGTGCCCTCACCGGAGGGCACAGGGGAGCGTGGGACATAGTCCCTGCCCCCGACGGAAGGACCATGGAAGGAAGGAAGGATTGGGAATAGGGAGAGGAAATGAGAGACAGGAACGTAAGGATGTAATTGGACTTGGAAGAAgggaaaaataaatgattttcgTATCAAgtttcggtactccaagtactcgaggattcgctcattccctggcctttccgggagccttttaaggcttttctcactacatctcgttcgtagagatgatgctcctttgtttctccaggcatttatacaacctggTTGTCATAAAATCTAAAACTTACGaaaattcgagaaaaaaaacacgTGTCCAAAATATGCAGTATCACCTTACTGGTGAATCTCTGACAAATTGCTCATttttcacaaggcaaatctcacttcaggtcaattCAATAAGTCACTTTAAATgtaaatcaacacaatattcaataaatgttttataatatcacttaaataatatcatatttctcgtaaacaattgctcgcactgaattttcaacaaagcaattttaacttaaaGTGTTAATGTTGTCTTGCTCCCATATTTGTCATATAATATTGTCATATtcctacagaattcccctacaaggTAAAGTCTTATTAAAAAAGACAAAACCGTCTCCACAAAAGGAATTATTTCTGTGTGAAGGAATAAAGGGTAGAGAGAAAcggactgatttttttttatagattattATGGCCTGCGACATGCGACATtttgaaatttagaaataatCCATTTGAAGAGGATCAGTGCTCAATTCTCGTCATGTTTTCATTCATTGACTTAAATGCAAAGGAAGGGTCTGAACCTAGATATCCTAAACCcgtgaccccaatagggataagcggttgaaaatgatgatgatgatattcaattaattatttcaGTTAATATAGGGATCAAATCAGTTGGAGATCATGAGTAGGCTGTAGGCAAGAGacggtgttccatctctcctcaaatTACTATATGTAGAATGGCAGGACCAATATCCTTCAACAGCTTTCTAAGTAAAACACTTTGTTTGCaacataaaaataatgtttcttTATATAGTCTCAAAACGAGGCCCATTTCATCtcatagaaaataaaatttacaaaaaaaatctaatacacaaaaaaatgtacaaCAAAAGTGGAAGCGTCTGTTGGCACTCTCCTACCTTTTTGGAAGGCTCTTCTTTTTCAAAGAGGAAAGTGCTTGCAGAAAAAGCTCTGAATGGTGAATGCTGCCGCTTTCTAATTGACTCAACGGACAAAAGAACAATCCTACTAAATTCGTGGTTGGTGTTGTGACTCTCAGGGACTACACCTTAGCTAAGCTAGTCAACAGAGTTGTAACTGGGACTTGGAGCACGATGTTCAACACGGAAGGGTTCACTCATGCCTGCCAGACCCGTAATACCCCGAGTTCCTGTGCTCTGGAAGTACACGAGTACGTAGGTTTGCATTGGATCTTCAGGGAGGTAGAGTGTGTCCGGGAATGTGAGCGAGAAAGTACGACGTTGTTCTTCCTCCTTGCAGCGACTTGTGTACTCGTACGCCAAGTACTCCTCCATGCTTCCAAAGTCGGACTATTTGAAagacatacgaaaaatttaataagttaatacatttatttttggtgaatttacCGAGTTAAATAGACCGATTGTTTTGCtatcaagaaattttaaattatgattAAGCCAGGAGACCGAGGAGCCTACTTATCATAACAGATGTGAGTTACGTTCCCGTTTTACGTTTAAATATTTCTGATTACCAAAATGACTAACGATCCTTTTCAGGGTATTTCCTATAGCTTAGGAAATTTCTCGAAATCTCGAATACTCTATGAAACTGTTGGTAAATGCTTacaaattttcacgcatttttttccaaatttgccTACAGGGGAGTCCGGGGCAGTTAGATAATGGAGTGTTACGGTTTTTCCTAGAAAGGATATTGAGCAAACCGAACaaactaatgccctagacacacttacggacttaagccgagagacgacttagtggaaaatgacagaaatgtagttttaccattatttctaatattattacgctaagccgtctctcggctaatcctcaggtctgtcaaggccctaagggtAGGGAAGCTGGGGCAGTTTCACacattactttcgaaaatacacatttttgtgATCATGAGTGATCTAGGAATTGCGCTACATATTTTTAGATATCCAGTACCCAACTAAGggagtttaattttatttgaatatggTTATGTTCGTTTCGCAActgaatcttgaaaaaaaagtttaactgtgtgaaactgccccatcctcTCTAATGAACTCAtgccctattcattgaaatatttatcagtcggattcaaacaaattttttacaaattatagataaagaaatatttaatttgctgactaattctgccccggtcttccgtaatggcctctacacactaggagtaattactttaaaaactgcttttttttaaagaaaacttcccctatctttgtagacagaaacgtcaaaatttttttaaaaggcaatttttgacgaaaattgcttctctttcttctaatgtgtagacactataagtcaaaatttacaacaatttagaattaaatttctgaaataattGCAAATATGTTATTTAAATCAATctaggatttggatgaactgaatGAGAGAAAgctgatatatgggtgaaatatagACAAAAAGATCCTCTAAGATTTTGCCTcaaaacttgatcttatcggTTGCTCTGTAGCcaagataattcaatttatttgttttggaacttttttttggatataacataacacaaaattgttttttttttgactggcGCTCATATAGCGCTGGTCCTACGAAGTccaaatattctagattctgaACTTTGTGAAACCTTTCATTTGAGCCTTCACTCGtcaaattcggtcaaatagaaccggaaatAAAtatgccattttgaattttgtgaagtttaacTCCTCATATCTCCAGTTTGTAATCACACCGAAcacacgccactttttggaaagttCAGAGACTACAACAgcctaaaatttgatcaaaattgaggagctcagagcaaaaaaacgctattttaacagggaaatgcatacgacttagttttttttttgctccgagtGCCTCAATTGTAGTAGGAAGGGGGgcggtcaatgcaccaagttgcaatttcaCCTTCCGAAAACCGGAAAAGTGTGTTTTTGATGCGTGCCTTGACACATGGTAACTGTTAGAGgcttaattctagcacttaaggatggtcttctcCAATCCTATCTTTCGTGTACGATCAGTAAAGGCCGCCCTTACGAACAACAGAGTGGTACTCATCCCCGGTAGCCGGCAGCCCCAAAGTCACCTACCTACAGTAGCGTACCTAAGGGGGTGCGGAAGGGGCGGGCCACCCAGGGCGCGAGCCTCCAGGGGCGCTGATGTTCCTTTTTTCTTTAGACAACTGAACCCTGACCCTTTAGTCTTGCCATGTTGaagtaaaaaaagattttaataaaatagacttGCGAGTCTTTCTATGGAGTGCCCCTCTAGTTCTTACAATGCCTTTTGTCCTTATAATCTACCAAAATTTGTGTTAAcacttttaatttcctcagagaCTTTCTTAGGGCGCTTCTCTATTTCTTAAAATGCGTTTtgtctataatttttcaaaatttcgcgttgaaattaaaaaaaaaactttaaattttttcaaaaactttctgGACGCTCTCTGGTTCTTAAATTGCATTTTGTTCTTATAATCTaccaaaaaacttttaatttcctcaTGAAACATTCTAGGGCGCTCCTCTAgttcttaaaatgcattttgccCTTTATCTATCAAAATGTAGCGTTGAAGTAaagaaaaagcttttttaattcCCTCACTTTCTGGAGCATCCAATTGTTTTAAAGGCTTGTTTTGGCGCCCATAAAGCACTCAAAATGCATTTCGCTCTTATATTTTTGCATGGTTTTATGTTGAAGTAAAAAGGGACACTTTAAATTCCTTCAGGTGCTTTTTGGGGGCGCCTAATTTCTTGCAGTGTTCTTGGCGCTCCTAAaacgcattttgtccttatatttttttcaaaatttcgagttcaaataaaaaaaaaatactttaaaatattaaattaaaattgttctgaaaatacgcacagctctaGCATAAGATGGTTTAGATTGTGCATAAAACTCGTACTTCTCAGATATTGCGCATAAAATCTGCATAGATCAAACATAAAACGGCttatattgtgctgaaaacGCGCACACTGCACAGCTGTTGAACATAAAACCATTAAGATTAAGGAAACTGTTAAAACTTTACTctattttaactattttattCTTGAACTGTGCTCGGCTGTACCGGTTTTGACGAGCACCATCTGTTTTAAGAAGTCTAACCGCTGTGCATGCTTTCAGCATTAACCATTTCATGCTTGAGCTGTGCATGTGCATGTTCTAAAAACAATATTAATCAAAATaccattcttcaaaattttgatttttcactgttGATCAAAATTGAGCACTACGTTCCTTGAAAAggggagcttccacttttgcgtataacttttattaaaaataattaaaatttcattgcattttcaaaattaaatgaaacctgttaaagtcaaaataaaaagttaaatttctcAAGTAAATGATACTGATAtacagtaaaataattaaaatttttaagaatgggGTTTTGcagaaaaactattttcacattttctcaaaaaaaggtTAAAAAACTATTACGAAAAAAACTTGAACATATAATTTAAAATCGAGTAAATAGTTTTAAACAGaacaaaattacttttcaaataaaaaaaaagcaagaaaaaaaatcttaatctgTTCCCGAAATAGACCACTTTAAGATTTTCATTAAAACTCACAAGTGAGGAATGAATGAATGAGACGCTAACTTTAATACCTTTTATCTGGGCTAGGAATTTGCTTTtggcaaaatggaaaaaaaattgtatgttaCTGAATGGATACAAAGATGAATAACTTTGGACAATACGTAAAGGTTTTAAGTTGAAGACGGGAACTAATAATATAGGTTAAATATGCGTTTTTGATGACGCTTCTACCCCCCCCCCCTGCTCGAACAATTTTTACCGTGGTAAGGGCGCCTTCACGTACAACCGCGCCCCCCGCATAAGTGTCTAGATACGCCACTGCCTACCtagtagggcgtttcaactaggaaaaaatttttttggcactattctgagggtgctctacatgatgaaacaagaaagtttttcttctacgtccatatgatcagacgctgtttagagatggctgaacgaccctctctgtagaacaaatttctgattttaccggattttacactacagagagggtcgttcagccacctctaaacagcgtctgatcatatggtcgtagaagaaaaactttcttgtctcatcatgtagagcaccctcagaatagtgccaaaaaaattttttcctagttgaaacgccctactaCCTAGTCTATctagtttatttaaaaatgttttgctaGAATCCCCTATAATTTAtagattaataaatttaaaaaattggctaGATTTTaacctttttaaatatttttttaacacccgttgttatgttttttttcttaaatatataTTGAAGTTATCATTCTCAAACTCAAACTCTGTGAGCAGTGAACCTCACTGCATATAGTTCAAATTGTAATagctttaacgccagaaaatttcaaaagcccatatttgaataaaaatcggAACATTTGCAAACCAGAACGAAAGTTCTTACATTCCCGCTGTGTTCTTAATATATCGGATTAGTAGTAACGCTAAAGTCGACTCAGTCAGAACAGTATTAGGTAAAGCGAGCCATCAATAACTTAATATAAGAATAGAAGCTCATATAATAAATTCGAAATGTGTGACTCTATGAATTGCAACTTTTGTTAGTAAAATTAGCCCGTTCAATTCACAAAGTTCTCAAGGTTTAATATCTATCCAATATCTCagaatattttcataaaattatctcATCTGTGAATCACATCAATTCTAAATTAGAAATCACATCTCAATGATGCAATCGGAAGAAATTCTATAAATAGGATTTTCTCATATTATAGAACTTACATTAAATACACCAATCCAGTCACTTCCAGCATCATCCAGTCCCTCTGGGAGGGTGTACTTGACCGTGTACTCTTCACCAATGGTCCAAATGTCAATTGGAGCAAATTCCACCATCTTCTCGGAGGGATCACTGAAAATCTGCCCATCAATTGCATCAAAATTGTTAAATATATCCGAATCAGGATCAATTCTAGGAGTCTCTGCTGGCTTCTTTATAACCTTCTCGCGTGGGTGTCATGTCAAATTGGTATTCATGCAGTGTTACAATTTCATGCAAAATTATGTGTTATGAGtgtgttaaaaataatttaatcagAAAGTTAACTAATAAGAAAAAGCAATAGGATTTACTAATGGGTAGACTATGcagcatttctttttaaatctgtGTTATGTCCGAGAAGTCAAGCTTAGTAGTACAAGGAATTagcaattaatttcttttaatagaaaaaaaaatgaaaattctcaCCTTTATGTTAAACTCACTGGTAACAGGCTTATGATCGCTAATGGAGAAAGCTGGGTGACTTTTATAGGAATTCTGCTTTGCAATAAGTTTTACATTATTGTACTTGCGATCCGATACACGATACAGAATCCGATCGCACCAAGCTGGACGGCGcctaaacaaatttatttagtatTGATTAGCTGGAATATACTTATAATATTTAACAGAAAAATAATCAAACACCTACTTCATGTCATATTCTTGAGTTCCTGGCTCAAACTTAAAGGTTGGCGGAAATGCCGGAAGGCGCTCATTGAGTTCACTAAAGGCCCTTTTTTGGCTCATAACGAGTAACAATTGATCCTTCTGGATTAATTCTTTAAGATTGTCTCTTTTAACTTCAGCCCGAATGTCCTCAGGACTTGTGGTGGCTTCACCAGTGAGTCGGAAGTTGAGGTCACCGAACCAGAACACGTAGCTAGAGAATTCAATAACCGTATAAATTAGTTTTTAGGGTTTTTAGTTTTCGTTTTAatcatttattgatataaatcaTAATGTATGTCGAATTATAAACTtgacttttgaataaattacttaaatttattaGAAGATTCGGCGTAGGCAGTTTTACTGCCGAATTAATTAATCCAAATGTCCTTGGGATTTTGAACAAAATAGAAGCATTTAATAATCTTCAATGTCAAGGacgtttttatttcataaatttcactatAAGAGTTTCTAAATTTAGGTTTTTGTGTGATTTTCTTTGGATTTGAAATGAATTTGTAAATGATTCTTACAATCTTTCCAGTTATTTAGGAATATGGATATTTAAGATTTAAGGGGATGAATATTCtgaaggatcagcctgagtctattttagCATTTTGCTTTACATCGTAAAAagcaaataattaataaatttctatattttgaattgaattttttgaattgaattttattatcatctctgtttttcccaccccccatgcggccatcgccgtcttagtgtcgattctaggggaaaggctcataattttgtccagtttcttattttggacactttaaggataaaattggacactaaaaataaattgattaaaatgatggatttttattccaatatttgatgaataatgaattctatctaaatatttgttctttttggaagattttaacactaaatacgttaaattttgaatatgatttgagttgaaatttgttgaaaattcagtgttagTAATTTCTtacaagaaatatgacagaacttcgtggcttacttcagttttagctgtggtgaagtactaacaatgtttcttcgcttttcttgagtgatattattgaatattgtgttgattcacgttagtggtgatttgtacatttgacctgggtatgaattctgagattcgTGAGTTACTCAcatgagaaattcacggctctgaAATCGCCTTTAGTAAGCATTTTGTGAAACTTTCGTAAAAACTATACCATGCTTCCTTGGCTGCTGTAAGAGTTTTACATAATACTTTACATAAAAACTTAACAAAACTCCCACAAAAGACGATTTAAAGCCGTGATTTTCTCACGTaaaaaactcacgcatctcagaattcataccctgaagtgagatttgacttgtgaattagatttttcacgtgaaaaatgggaaattttctaagacattcaccagtgaggtgatactcgttattttggacaggtgtttttctcacgaaatttcgtgaagttttagcttttgtaaggaataggttggacaaatgcaaGGAGAAggaaaggagcatcatctctaggAAAgaaatgtagcgagaaatgccttgaaaggctcccggaaaggccagggaatgagcgaatctgcacgtacttggaataccgaagtcaactcactttaatgaatgatatggaaagtttctgggcttcttgtgacattctacgtttcccttacatgaacaggaagaagacttggtaagattggt
Proteins encoded in this window:
- the LOC129801842 gene encoding inositol polyphosphate 5-phosphatase K encodes the protein MSDSTWNINVHIVTWNVSTRYPEGVALHSLLGLNTNPEHDTDLPDFYVIGLQEVNAQVQNQVIGLFKEDPWTLKFKELLRERNFVVVKTEQMQGLLLMIFTRKKHLLHLREIEAEYTRTGLGGIWGNKGAVSIRMNIYGCTAVFLNSHLAAHDHMLDERVEDYNKIVQEHKYHVKARENIFNHDYVFWFGDLNFRLTGEATTSPEDIRAEVKRDNLKELIQKDQLLLVMSQKRAFSELNERLPAFPPTFKFEPGTQEYDMKRRPAWCDRILYRVSDRKYNNVKLIAKQNSYKSHPAFSISDHKPVTSEFNIKIFSDPSEKMVEFAPIDIWTIGEEYTVKYTLPEGLDDAGSDWIGVFNSDFGSMEEYLAYEYTSRCKEEEQRRTFSLTFPDTLYLPEDPMQTYVLVYFQSTGTRGITGLAGMSEPFRVEHRAPSPSYNSVD